The following proteins are encoded in a genomic region of Arachis stenosperma cultivar V10309 chromosome 4, arast.V10309.gnm1.PFL2, whole genome shotgun sequence:
- the LOC130975112 gene encoding galacturonosyltransferase 8, with the protein MTNFDGVVTDEFDSIRRSILALKNDPLKPRLDQIRKQADDHRSLALVYASYARKLKLENSKLVRIFAELSRNLTDLISEPQYRALLSNDAVLVDESVVRQFEKEVKERIKTTRQVIGEAKESFVIQLKIQKLKDTIFAVNEQLTKAKKQGAFSSLIAAKSIPKNLHCLTMRLMEEQIAHPEKYSDEGKLTPPEVEDPNLYHYAIFSDNVVAASVVVNSATKNAKEPWKHVFHVVTDKMNLGAMQVMFKLKDYNGAHIEVKAVEDYKFLNSSYVPVLRQLESANLQRFYFENKLENATKDTTNMKFRNPKYLSILNHLRFYLPEMYPKLHRILFLDDDIVVQKDLTGLWKIDMDGKVNGAVETCFGSFHRYAQYMNFSHPLIKAKFNPKACAWAYGMNFFDLDAWRREKCTEEYHYWQNLNENRTLWKLGTLPPGLITYYSTTKPLDKSWHVLGLGYNPSISMEEINNAAVVHFNGNMKPWLDIAMTQFKPLWTKYVDYELDFVQACNFGI; encoded by the exons ATGACG AATTTTGATGGTGTCGTCACAGACGAATTTGATTCAATTAGAAGGTCCATTTTGGCTCTTAAAAATGATCCACTCAAGCCTCGCTTGGATCAGATCCGTAAGCAAGCAGATGATCATCGGTCTCTGGCTCTGGTTTATGCATCTTATGCAAGGAAGCTCAAGCTCGAGAACTCAAAACTTGTCAGGATTTTTGCAGAATTGTCACGAAACTTGACAGATTTAATAAGCGAACCTCAGTATAGGGCTCTTCTAAGCAATGACGCAGTCCTTGTGGACGAATCAGTTGTTCGGCAGTTTGAGAAAGAAGTGAAGGAACGTATTAAAACCACACGTCAGGTGATTGGCGAAGCGAAGGAGTCATTTGTTATCCAGCTCAAGATTCAGAAGTTGAAGGATACAATTTTCGCTGTGAATGAGCAAttaacaaaggcaaagaagcaAGGTGCCTTCTCGAGCTTGATCGCTGCAAAGTCAATTCCAAAGAACTTGCATTGTCTCACAATGAGGTTGATGGAAGAGCAGATCGCTCATCCTGAAAAGTACTCCGATGAAGGGAAGCTAACACCACCAGAAGTTGAAGATCCTAATCTGTACCACTATGCCATATTCTCTGATAATGTTGTTGCGGCATCTGTTGTGGTAAATTCAGCAACCAAAAATGCAAAGGAACCCTGGAAGCATGTGTTTCATGTTGTAACTGATAAGATGAATCTTGGAGCGATGCAAGTGATGTTTAAGCTGAAGGATTATAATGGTGCACATATTGAGGTAAAGGCAGTTGAGGATTACAAATTCCTGAATTCTTCGTATGTTCCAGTCCTTCGGCAATTGGAGTCTGCTAACCTTCAAAGATTTTACTTTGAGAACAAGCTTGAGAATGCTACAAAGGACACCACAAATATGAAGTTTAGGAATCCCAAATATTTATCAATCTTGAATCATTTGAGATTCTACTTACCAGAAATGTATCCAAAGCTTCAcagaattttatttttggatgaTGATATAGTTGTTCAAAAGGACCTCACTGGGTTATGGAAAATTGATATGGATGGCAAGGTGAATGGAGCTGTAGAAACATGCTTTGGATCATTCCATAGATATGCTCAGTACATGAATTTCTCGCATCCCTTGATCAAAGCAAAATTTAATCCAAAAGCTTGTGCTTGGGCTTATGGAAtgaatttctttgatttagACGCATGGAGAAGGGAAAAATGCACAGAAGAATATCATTATTGGCAGAAtctg AATGAGAACCGGACACTCTGGAAACTAGGGACATTGCCTCCTGGTCTAATCACGTATTACTCAACGACAAAGCCGCTGGATAAGTCATGGCATGTTTTAGGACTTGGGTATAACCCAAGTATTAGCATGGAAGAGATTAACAACGCAGCAGTGGTTCACTTCAATGGTAACATGAAGCCATGGCTTGACATTGCCATGACACAATTCAAGCCACTTTGGACAAAGTATGTTGACTATGAGTTAGATTTTGTTCAGGCATGTAATTTTGGTATCTAA